In Candidatus Saccharimonadales bacterium, the following are encoded in one genomic region:
- the recA gene encoding recombinase RecA gives MAKKSDSTAKQTDEKSSGRSKALGLALEQIEKQFGAGAIMRLGESQKINVATFGSGALSLDLALGGGYPHGRIIEVYGPESSGKTTLALHAVAEIQTGGGTAAFVDAEHALDPQYAKRLGVNLDELYIAQPDSGEQALEITETLVRSNAVDLIVVDSVAALVPRAELEGEMGDAHVGLQARLMSQALRKLAGVISKSKSTVIFINQIRMKIGVMFGNPETTTGGNALKFYASIRLDIRRIGQIKDGEDSVGNRVRVKVVKNKIAPPFRNAEFDIMFNEGISKSGDVLDLATERGIVGKSGAWYDYNQQKIAQGREAAKQYLTDNPKVLAEIEQKVRDAAKKAD, from the coding sequence ATGGCCAAAAAGTCCGATTCGACGGCGAAGCAAACAGATGAAAAAAGTAGTGGTCGGAGTAAAGCCTTGGGGCTGGCTCTGGAACAGATTGAAAAACAATTTGGCGCCGGCGCAATTATGCGTCTGGGCGAATCCCAGAAAATCAATGTCGCCACTTTTGGTTCCGGTGCTTTAAGCCTGGACCTAGCACTCGGCGGTGGTTATCCGCACGGCCGGATTATCGAAGTCTACGGCCCGGAAAGCTCGGGCAAAACCACACTGGCCTTACACGCCGTGGCGGAAATTCAAACCGGCGGCGGTACGGCCGCTTTCGTCGACGCCGAACACGCCCTGGATCCGCAATACGCCAAACGGCTCGGTGTAAACTTAGACGAACTTTACATCGCCCAACCAGATAGCGGCGAGCAAGCGCTGGAGATTACCGAGACGCTAGTGCGGTCAAATGCAGTCGATCTAATCGTGGTCGATTCGGTCGCGGCTTTGGTGCCTCGGGCCGAGCTGGAAGGAGAGATGGGGGATGCCCATGTTGGGCTACAGGCCAGGTTGATGAGCCAAGCGCTAAGAAAACTAGCCGGAGTAATTTCCAAGTCCAAATCAACGGTCATATTTATCAATCAAATCCGCATGAAAATCGGTGTTATGTTTGGCAATCCAGAGACCACGACCGGCGGCAACGCGCTGAAATTTTACGCCTCGATTAGGCTCGATATCCGCCGTATCGGTCAAATCAAAGACGGCGAGGATTCGGTCGGCAATCGGGTACGGGTCAAAGTCGTAAAAAATAAAATCGCCCCGCCGTTTAGAAACGCCGAATTTGACATTATGTTCAACGAGGGTATATCAAAAAGCGGCGACGTGCTCGATTTGGCGACCGAGCGCGGGATCGTCGGTAAAAGCGGCGCCTGGTACGACTACAACCAACAGAAGATCGCCCAGGGCCGGGAAGCGGCCAAACAGTATTTGACCGACAACCCCAAGGTGCTGGCTGAGATCGAGCAGAAAGTTCGCGACGCCGCCAAAAAAGCCGACTAG
- a CDS encoding RecX family transcriptional regulator, translating to MAKISAIKQQVKRTGRVSVYLDGRYSFSLARDQLVQLGLKVGQELKPPEVNRLKTDMAYGKLRDLVYKWLSLRSRSEYEINEYLRKKTDDEDLKKRIVEELKLYNYVDDNKFSEMWIRNRRLLKPVSKYRLRQELLQKRVPQEIIAESLDSAKLDDLAAAKAVIARRGQRYADQQKLMAYLARQGFSYDVIKRALAD from the coding sequence GTGGCCAAGATATCGGCGATAAAACAACAGGTTAAACGAACCGGGCGGGTATCGGTCTATCTCGACGGCAGATACAGTTTTTCCCTGGCCCGGGATCAGTTGGTGCAGTTGGGCCTGAAAGTCGGACAGGAGTTGAAGCCGCCGGAAGTAAACCGCCTCAAGACGGACATGGCCTATGGCAAACTCCGGGATCTGGTCTATAAATGGCTCAGTCTGCGGTCGCGCTCAGAATATGAAATAAATGAGTACTTGCGCAAAAAAACTGATGATGAGGACCTAAAGAAACGAATTGTCGAAGAACTAAAATTATATAATTATGTTGACGACAACAAATTTAGCGAGATGTGGATCAGAAACCGCCGGCTGCTCAAGCCCGTATCAAAATACCGGCTGAGGCAGGAACTATTGCAAAAGCGCGTGCCGCAAGAAATTATCGCCGAGAGTCTGGATTCGGCTAAACTCGATGACTTGGCGGCGGCCAAAGCCGTAATCGCACGGCGCGGGCAGCGGTATGCAGACCAACAAAAGTTGATGGCTTATTTGGCGCGCCAGGGGTTTAGTTACGATGTAATCAAGCGAGCTTTGGCGGACTAA
- a CDS encoding lamin tail domain-containing protein: MGKRIKAGIIAALLVLGPVVAQNGGSTTLPPLLLITEVMTGSLSDASAEFVELYNPSHQLIDNQQTTLKLQYLSATGTNWLTKTTLVGELQPRGHYLIATDDLVENADIFTGLGLAASGGHLRLLLVSDSIESVLDELAWGDAAQPQQLAAPAPDKGQSLKRRLNEDGHFIDTNNDFEDFSISLAPSPERAEPIELDEPLPDLSGGSGNHTSGGTTPNAGSPAAKGKFLKVEITELMIDPDKPLTDADDEFVEIYNPNKTAVDLEDYVIETGAKFSYRFALPNISLKAGQYLAVYSIDSNLVLSNSTGAARLLDPAGNVVFETPTYTDAKPNITWANISGQWQWTGSPTPGAANQLLPTGPESAGASTGANGLSQGSVFAAGADGRNEYEDPAETEAAMNTTVVAGVGSMALLYAGYEYRYDIGNRFHQLRRYLESRRQARPKS; encoded by the coding sequence ATGGGGAAGCGAATTAAAGCTGGTATCATCGCGGCTTTGCTGGTCTTAGGTCCGGTTGTGGCCCAAAACGGCGGCTCGACGACCTTGCCGCCACTGTTGCTTATTACTGAGGTTATGACCGGCTCGCTTAGTGATGCTTCGGCAGAGTTTGTGGAACTATACAACCCGAGTCATCAGCTAATTGACAATCAACAAACGACACTAAAATTGCAATATTTGTCGGCTACTGGCACTAACTGGCTAACTAAGACGACCCTTGTTGGCGAGCTGCAACCTAGGGGCCACTACTTGATTGCCACTGATGATCTGGTCGAAAATGCCGATATTTTTACCGGTTTGGGCTTAGCGGCCAGCGGCGGTCATTTACGCTTGCTGCTGGTATCAGACAGTATTGAGTCGGTTCTGGACGAGCTGGCGTGGGGCGATGCCGCCCAGCCGCAGCAGCTGGCCGCACCGGCGCCGGACAAAGGACAGAGTCTAAAGCGCCGGCTGAATGAAGATGGCCACTTTATCGATACTAACAACGATTTTGAAGACTTTAGCATCAGCTTGGCGCCGAGCCCAGAACGGGCCGAGCCGATAGAGCTTGACGAGCCATTGCCAGACTTATCTGGTGGTAGTGGCAATCACACGAGTGGCGGAACAACTCCAAACGCCGGTTCACCGGCAGCGAAAGGCAAGTTTTTGAAGGTCGAGATTACTGAGCTGATGATTGATCCGGATAAGCCCTTAACCGACGCGGACGATGAGTTCGTGGAAATTTATAACCCCAACAAAACGGCGGTGGATTTGGAGGATTACGTCATCGAAACCGGCGCTAAGTTCAGCTATCGGTTCGCGCTGCCGAATATTAGCCTCAAAGCCGGTCAGTATCTAGCGGTCTATTCCATCGATAGCAACTTAGTGTTGAGCAACAGCACCGGTGCCGCCAGATTGCTGGATCCGGCTGGCAACGTCGTGTTTGAGACGCCAACCTACACCGACGCCAAGCCAAATATTACATGGGCGAACATCAGCGGACAGTGGCAATGGACAGGATCACCCACTCCCGGGGCGGCAAACCAACTTTTGCCAACCGGTCCGGAGTCGGCCGGCGCGTCGACCGGCGCTAACGGGCTAAGCCAGGGCAGTGTGTTTGCCGCTGGCGCCGATGGCCGGAACGAGTACGAAGATCCGGCCGAAACCGAGGCAGCCATGAACACAACGGTAGTTGCGGGAGTCGGCTCGATGGCGTTACTCTATGCGGGATATGAGTACCGCTACGACATTGGTAATCGATTCCACCAACTTAGACGCTACCTTGAGTCTAGGCGCCAAGCTCGGCCGAAATCTTAG
- the tsaE gene encoding tRNA (adenosine(37)-N6)-threonylcarbamoyltransferase complex ATPase subunit type 1 TsaE produces the protein MSTATTLVIDSTNLDATLSLGAKLGRNLRGGELVELISDLGGGKTTLVRGLARGAGAKDGVASPTFTISRVYQSLIGKIYHYDFYRLNEAGIMADELAESLDDLAAVTVIEWSDIVKNRLPKDRLRVRISVTGENARRFELSAGVRHQHLLRNLS, from the coding sequence ATGAGTACCGCTACGACATTGGTAATCGATTCCACCAACTTAGACGCTACCTTGAGTCTAGGCGCCAAGCTCGGCCGAAATCTTAGAGGCGGCGAGCTAGTCGAGTTGATTAGTGATCTCGGTGGCGGCAAGACAACCCTAGTGCGCGGCTTGGCCCGGGGGGCCGGAGCCAAAGACGGTGTAGCCAGCCCGACCTTTACCATTAGCCGGGTGTATCAAAGCCTGATAGGTAAAATTTATCATTATGATTTCTATCGGCTGAATGAAGCCGGTATCATGGCCGACGAACTGGCGGAGAGCCTGGACGATCTAGCGGCAGTAACCGTGATTGAGTGGTCGGATATCGTTAAAAATCGGTTGCCTAAAGACCGGCTGAGGGTCAGAATAAGCGTAACCGGCGAAAACGCTCGGCGGTTTGAGTTGAGCGCCGGAGTTAGACACCAACACTTGTTACGAAACCTGTCATGA
- the tsaB gene encoding tRNA (adenosine(37)-N6)-threonylcarbamoyltransferase complex dimerization subunit type 1 TsaB — protein MKILTIRTDKPDAEIGLFESLEQTDYEVWRAHRELSLTILAKIDDLLKRNGLEFADIDGVVGFKGPGSFTGLRIGLTVANTLAYGLRIPVVGSDAEAWIQDGIRRLLAGENEQIALPHYGRRPNITKPRK, from the coding sequence ATGAAAATTTTGACCATTAGAACCGACAAACCCGACGCCGAGATCGGCTTATTTGAGAGCCTGGAGCAAACAGACTATGAAGTCTGGCGGGCCCATCGGGAGTTGTCGTTGACGATCCTAGCTAAAATTGATGACCTGTTAAAAAGAAACGGCCTAGAATTTGCCGATATTGACGGAGTTGTAGGCTTTAAGGGACCGGGTTCGTTTACTGGTTTGAGAATTGGCTTAACGGTAGCGAATACCCTGGCATATGGCTTGAGAATTCCGGTGGTTGGCTCGGACGCTGAGGCCTGGATCCAAGACGGCATAAGACGGTTGTTAGCTGGTGAAAACGAGCAAATCGCCCTACCCCATTACGGTCGACGGCCGAACATAACAAAGCCGCGAAAATAA